In Plasmodium falciparum 3D7 genome assembly, chromosome: 6, the genomic window cgattatatatatatatatatatatatatatatatttatatatattattcaaatatttatttaataaaatgatgagggaaaaaaaattttcatgtatatataaatatgagaTATTAAATTATGTCAGAAATTGTTTGCATTCTCCTAATATTCATGGTTTAAAATTCCTTTTAATTGAACATGAAAGgagtttttaattttattttttgtttacactttaaaaattcaatatataaataagttaattcatatcaaaaaaaaaatcaaatatatattgtttttctCATAggaatattcatttattgaTTTTATTGAGTGAAATGAAGAATAAAACAcaccaaaaaatataaaattgttacttcataatatatatatatatatatatatatatatattttttttttctctcagATATTAGGAGGAAAAGAATGTGTCAACGTGTGTATACTTtttacctatatatatatttttttttccctccatataatataattattatatttctttgtttatatatattatcattttgaaataacaaaaagataatgatatatagGGAATTCAACATGTTAACTGTgtgcatttttatttattaagtaTACACAAAGgcaaatattttattgtagCAAGTTTTTTTTAgacatatataacaaaaatatattatatatatatatatatatataagatttattcatataaacaTTTGTGTAATTTATGAACCATAATAACAATTcgtaatattaaaaagaaaaaaatatatattgccttttcattataatattacaactatatatatatattacatatgatACAAATGATCTAATATACCAAATTGTTTACGTTatgctaaaaaaaaaaaaaaatgaaattgaaATATCCAAAATAAATGTCTCAATGTCAAATTCGTTTTAATGGCTTCTAGTGAAACCTTATAAGTTTTTTTAGTTTACAGTTcaacataaaaaatgtatactttttattaatttcatattataCTTTCCATTTAGACTTTTATCCGTTTTCTTCTCACTTTAAGaacaaaaaggaaataaaagtaaaacagaaagcagaaaaaaataaaataataaagcgAATagggaaaaaattaaaaaaaaaaaaaaaaaaaattaacaaataaaatgaaaattttttctttttcttttttttttttctttatacatatatatataataataatataataaaatattatattatattatattatattatacttttcacataaaaattaaatccatataatatatatatatatatataaatatatacatatattatatataaatatttttgtataataataatttttttctttcattcgAATActtcttttgttttattttcttctaattattactatataaatatatatatatattatatatatatatatatatatatattttttttttttattttcttcttgaTATTTGTCATACACttgatattatttatatatttatttatgtcatTTAATAATCTTGATTGGCAGTACCAGCTTTAAGTTGTGATTTTTTTGGTAATAAAACATTGTGAATATTTGGTAATACTCCTCCTGAAGCGAAGGTGACACCTGCTAAGAATTTGTTTAATTCTTCGTCATTTCTAACAGCTAATTGTATGTGCCTTGGGGTAATTcttgattttttattatctcttGCTGCATTTCCTGCTAATTCTAAAATTTCTGCACATAAATATTCCAAAACTGCTGCTAAGTATACAGGTGCTCCTGCTCCTACTCTTTTTGcgtattttccttttttaagaTATCTTCCAATTCTTCCTACTGGGAATTGAAGTCCTGCTTTAGCAGAATTTGAAGTTCCCTTTGAGGCTTTTTTTCTACCAGTTTTTCCTTTTGCtgacattttttaaaatatatataatgaattttttttttttttaatttaaataaaattatgtgAAAAATTgctttttcaaaaaaatatatatgttatgttttattaaaaaaaaaaatatatattaattcttttatattttttttttttttatatatatatatatatattattattatacacaaaaaatataaataataaattttatataattttttttttttttaatattaatatatttaaaattaaaaaaaaaaaaaaaaaaaaaaaatcgaaaaaataataatatatatatataatatatacatatatatatatataatgaattaaaaaaaaaaaattaatttttaaatttctgcatgatatttatatataaaatatataatgtatatatatgtcttgataaaaaaaataaaaaaaaaaaaaatagtatcgtattacatgtatatttatatattatattatatatatatatatatatatgtgcaaaaaaaaaaaaaaaaaaaaaaaaaattatataaatatgagcaaaaaaaaaaatatatatatatatatatattgcgagattgtattttttatgaatttagaaatttttatatatatataaataatatatacatataaaaaatcatgcaatttatatatatacattaaaaaaataaaatgcttaattcatatgtatttttcttttatattatatatataaatatatatatatatatatatatattttttttttactaatgttcatatataatatttatatatataaaatatatatgtttcatatataaatataatatatatataatatatatatatatatatatatataacgatGTGtgcataatataatttttttttttttttcctattcATATATGCAATTatcttatttaattaaaataacaaatattatgaaaaagctatatatttgatgcaaaatatatataaaatacatcATTTATCCTCAtgtatatttcattttttatttttatttatatttatattccatCAGTGCACAgtgaatatttataattatatatataatatatatataataatttaaatatatttttattttatatatatttctttttaattaataattattcatacatgtaaatatatgtaattccaaaaattttattaactGATACActtttttaaattgtattatttattagaAATCAAATAAAAGAAGATGAAATTCATAATAAGAAGgcatcataattttttttttgttttttattaatttatatataaaatatattttatgtattattattgaaATTAATAGTATCacataaaaatttttcaaGCTTTTCCTatttaaaaaagtaaaaaatcaTAGTacacatttaaatatatataatatattatatatatatatatatatatattttataattccatttattttattttagttttaattttatattatttcttttaatttttatcctttcattttttttgtcaaTTCTGCTCGTTTCATTTAAAAACGAAaacgtttatatatatatatgtatatatatatttttttttttttatataatattataatattattatatatatatatacattactaattattttatttttatttttgcaaGAAAAGGAATACAATTTTCAACCATATTAcaagaatataaaatgttttaatgtaatattatttatacttattatatttctttctaGAAGAaggaatatttaaatttatgcaaattaataatgtacgaaatatttataattttttttgttttcctttttcattttgtcaTTAATTGATAAATTAACTagtacacatataaatatattattcatgtatatatattaaaatgtgtTAAATACTgataactatatatatgtatgataaAATTTTTGTAACCTTTTCACTCATTattttgatgataataagaTAAATGATAaagtactttttttttttaaataatataaatgtactAAGACTTTTTTGGAGGTTTTTATGAGCATGAACCAAATTGtaaagatattatattttatataaaaagggtatgtatatatatatatatatatatatatataaaattaaattagtgtattatgttttttgatttatattgatatattatattaagatTGTTTTAATACACATACATTAATATGTTTCATGGTTTACCTCTTATAACattttaacaaatatattgttctttttaaaattgttttaaaatatatatatatatatatatatatatatatatgtgtgtatatatatgtcccatttgatatatattgttaatattttctttttccattTCTCCTATTAAATGTGaaaatactttttatatatgccAAATATACCATTTTGAAGGATTatcaaattaaaattttaagaatgatataatatgtaaatgataattttaaaatatcataGTTCATTACGAAAGTAAAaagaaagaacaaaaaaagtaATAGTGTATATTTTCGAAATGTAAACTCaatgataatgaaatatatgtgagatatttctttattacattatatttctatatattatgatttattcatttataactTACTCATTTTTGCtataaaaattcaaaaaaacaaagataattttatatgaacTTTTTTGGTGTAAACGACATTTGGTCTATAAGACGATATATGAAATGtctgtaaataaataaatatatatatatatatatatatatatatataataaacatataagtTTAAATTTAagttttttcatatatataatatataatatttaattttatatcatatagctctttttaattttttttttttttttatttatcatatagCCAAAACAAAATTTACAATTCATTATctagctttttttttttttttttttttttttttttttttttaacaataatacttaaaaaaaagtaaaaataaaatgatttaatatattattaataaatagttagctatataagaaaaagaaaaactttTATGTGAATTCTTATATTtctcttttcttttcatttaaacATTACATAAAGgggatatataaatgaacctataaatatatatatatatatatatatatatatataatatatatatgtaatggtATATCGTTTATTATGTGAACATATTgcttatatctttatatatatttttcaatttcttttcaaaaaaaggttctcttattattcttatgacgtatttaatatatatatatataaaaagtaaatataagACTACGTAATTAATATCTTATGTAAatggttttaaaaaaagaacaatcattaatattaagattgtagataaaaattatttttatataatttatctataatcacattatttttaaataacaaaatataatgtgGTGACAAGTGAAACATGAATGATCTCTTTTATGATAAAgcaatagaaaaaatatattgttttataaaatattgttgCATTCGTTTAATATACcgtaaaaaaataagaatgataataaataggattaaaaaattttttacattttcttttcaaaattaatatattacctACATggtgaacatatatatatatatatatatatatatatatatatatatattattgaataatatatatgttaacatattttaacttttatatatagaattgAAGAAGGAATTTTTAAACcattaaaaataacaaatgtaataaaaataatacattttcttattttgttctttttttttccaatttaaaaaaaccaaaaaaatatatttttactgaTAGAATAATAcgtttaatattaataaatgaataatactttttttttttttttcttaattcaTTCCATTAaacaaagaaataataaaatattgatataaatttacatatatataatataaaatttaaatgtaGATTAAACAAATTGACTACAATattcattaaaattattgaaTTTATACATGTGTAccaattattttaaaagcaTCTATTTCTTATAGTCtactttattattacattaaaattgaatattccaatttttttttaaagtctaatatatattttttatatgaaaaatgtactattttttatttttaagggTTAAAGGAAACTTATAGAATGAAATAAttcaataattataaaaaaaaaaaaaaaaaaaaaaaaattctacaacactttatattatatatatatatatatatatatataattgaatatttcatttttatttttattttttatattataataaagaagaaaagcaatccaatatatatttaattattagttttgattaaaatatatatatatagataaacaTTCCAactaaataaacaaaataaacgttcatctatataaaataaacttaaaaaagaaataaaaataatgttacatataaaatattgtaaATGTCGTAGTTCTTTTTATACCCTTTTTACaacaattattttattttgtttcttctatttttaaaaatatacaaaaaaaaaaaaaaaaaaaaaaaaaaaaaaaattacataaataatactcgctcataatatataatttcatttaatataaatattatatatataaattaatggTATATACAATTCATCCTTTACaacgcaaaaaaaaaaaaaaaaaaaaaaaaaaaaaaaataatttctcgcacattgttttttttctatatataattatatatacacagaagaacaaaaatgaaacaacaaaaaaaaaaaggaaaaaaataaaatcaacaattttatttatattaccatTTTCAATATCcattacaaataaaataatatatacatactaAATTTATGTAAAGTTTttctatttaaaaaaaaaaaaaaaaaagaacaagaattttatacaaaaattaGTATAACATAAAGAACAATGGTCTTTtattgaaaaattatataaaaaattcaaaatatttaataatatatatttatatatatatatttattatatataaatacttcAATCTatttgtacatattttttaaaaccaaacacaaattaaaaaaaaaaaaaaaaaattttaaacatataaatttattttattacatgcactcacagaaaaaaaaaaatataatatatatatatatatataatttgaaataaaaaaatatattatatatatttattatatataaatatatatataatatattattataaaataaaatataaaaaaaaaaaaaaaaaaaaaaaaaaaaaactcacaattatacaaaatatttatatatcatatatacatatatatatatataacatatatataaatatatatataaattaatgcgcattatataataaaaaaaaaaaaataataataaataaatataaaaaataataaaataaaatatttattttatttttataatatatatattatatatatatatgtacattattataaaaaatattatttattattttttttttttttataacatttaatattatatttttataattttaaataaaaaaaaaaaaaaaaaaaaaatttacatatatatgttttttcattttactataatatataaaaaaaaaaattacttttttatatatttattataaaaccACGCAAaaatcttatttttatttaaaagtttttttttttttttttgaaaaacaaGCAAAATGGCAAGAACTAAACAAACAGCAAGAAAATCCACAGGAGGAAAGGCCCCAAGAAAACAACTCGCATCCAAGGCAGCAAGAAAATCAGCCCCAGTATCCACTGGAATTAAAAAGCCACATAGATATCGTCCAGGAACTGTTGCTTTAAGAGAAATTAGAAAATTCCAAAAATCTACTGATCTTTTAATTAGAAAATTACCATTCCAAAGATTAGTAAGAGAAATTGCACAAGAATATAAAACTGATTTAAGATTCCAATCTCAAGCAGTTTTAGCTTTACAAGAAGCAGCAGAAGCTTACTTAGTAGGACTTTTTGAAGATACTAACTTGTGTGCAATTCATGCTAAGAGAGTTACCATTATGCCAAAAGATATCCAATTGGCTAGACGTATCCGTGGAGAAAGATCATAAATGACATAAATGTCTTTATGAAAtcagaaacaaaaaaaaaatttaatgaataaaataataaaaatatatatttttttatgtaagtacttattaataatattaaaaaataagaaaaaaaaaaaaaaaaacaatacattaaatttattaaattctaAAGAaagcagaaaaaaaaaaaaaaaaaaaaaaaagaattgtggaaaatataaaaaataaaagaaataactgaatcgtatatatatatcattcatataagatatgtatatgtatatgtatatgtatatgtatatgtatatgtatatatatatatatatatatatgtacttatTTGAATACTAAAAAAGGGggggagaaaaaaaaaaaatacaatataaaaatatcccAATTATATttagtattatattatatatatataatattattatttatttatttatttattaatttttttttttttttagtggTCGTATGTGATATAGgaagatattatatacacTCTAAAAAGTAAAAGATATACAAAGACAATTGAAtatggaaaaagaaaaaaaaaaatttgtatgGATTTTGTTTAAATTCgtagtaattttttttttttttgttaattcaATTTGgaagtttatatatatatatatatatatatatatatatatatatatatataaatatacaaaacataaatgaaatgaaatatatttttttttataccttaaaaaaatattttaatacttgtaccatattattcatatatataaatttttctgACAAATAAAATTGCAAATGTctttaatcatatatatatatacataatatatagataagaAGAATATAGAAGCGcagtatttttattatttggaacaaaaaacaaaaaaaacaaaaaaatcaaaaaaaaaaaaaaaacaaaaaatttaagtaaattttaaagaattatatatatatatatttatatatatatatatatatataatgtatagcGTGGAATTCATTTAAAAACCATATAacatatcatttatataattattcttctctttatataatgttatatataataaactttccttttttttttttttttcttctttttattattcactaatgtgtaataaaaaaagagtaggagaaaaagttatatatatacgaaAGATGAAGATATTTtcgaatttttttattttttttttttcgattTAATGTTTTCATTTGAActatattatgtatacataaaAGGATgtgtgttaatatatatattatgtatatgtattatgcatatgatattttatcttttttttttttttttttaggctTCACTAGAAgctatttatttttgtaattttttttttttttttttaagcttGTGTgtttattcttataattcaataaatatttatcatttaaaacgttaaaaaacataatatttggggggaatataaaatattttgatatttttatttttatgcatttattatatatatgccaaaatatgatattttcttatttaataAGGAATTTATAGTACATAttcatatgttttattacCAAAggtatgataaaaataaaatatatatttatatatataaatatataaaaatatatataaatatataaaaatatataaaaatacttaAAAGGGGTAGTTATTAGCATATTCATTAAAAGAGTTCATGAAAATCTTAGAAATAATATAGTACATGTGTGAACACAAAGTTTTTTAatactttaaaaataataattattagaatatattgtatttgaaatattatttaatatgatCATTTATGCATTAAAATTTtccaaaatattttttagggacatatgaatgaatattttaaataaagtatattattttattatatatttaaatacggtttttttttttttttttttttttttttttttttttttataaaaacaaatgaaGCGCTtaagtattaatatatgttgcatataaaatattattttatataatcatgtCCAATGATAAGGAAGTAtgtcatatgtatatttaaagatATGACGACTAGTTCACATAActtgtatatatacattacgAACTTATCATTTCggattaataaattattaaggAAGCATGTGTAAGCTTTGGTGTTATGCATGCAATTAAACTATTAGTAAAAATGAATTTTAAAGAGGCTAATATTGTTGAATGGAACAAAATAAGCAAGTCGTATTTTACAAAAACTTACGTATTTCCATACACGTCTATATATAATGCTCTTCTTTGTacatattatgattatatttatcttatttatataagtgTGTTATAATGATCATTAAAAATGGAgtgtattaaaataaataaataaataaataaatatatatatatatatatatatatatatatatatattccttgcagggaaaaataatacatttcaAAGTATTTTATtggaatataaaataaataaatattaatattaatattaaaataatggagcatatatattttcttctattCTATTATCAtggttaatattttaatgcgcacttgaaaaatatgaattaattaaaaaaataataataatatataatatatattatattactttcctatattttatttttagattatatatttttttaatagacTTTGCAAAAATTAatgtttcttttatttttttcttttttgccATCATGGAAAATAAGTAGCATTCATTTTTgtctttattataaataatacaaaaaaattatgtgttgaaaatttttatttttatacatatataatatatatatatatatattatgaactACAAttaaatcataaaaaatatattttttataaaatattatatatatatatatatatatatatataaattatttaaaacaaaaaaaataaaataaaataattaattataaaataattatatcacTGTGTTGTActtcttatataaaaatatgcaaATTAATAATCTCCATTATTCTacagaattatatatattttttttttttcatggcGGTGACGTAATactattttctttattttattattttattgtgcATTATAAATttgcatttatatatattatttatatatataatcaaatatatatattattatattgacaggaaatatattttttattcaagtgtgtaaaaagaatatgtgtgtatataaatacatatatatatatattatatatatatatatatatattatttatttttatttagaaTCAACGGTGTGCGATAATAATATAGCACAATTCTACAGatgcataatttttttttttgatatttatgtactataaaatatatttatataattgtaatttttttttttcttttttcggTGTtgtctatattattttgttaacccttatttatatatactttattataattattaaaataatatatatatatatatataatatgcaaatatttttctaatattttgaaaaatttttatatgtgcacatgttatatataattatatttttttttttttttttgttattcattttatttttacattgtAGAATTTATATTGCACAGAGACAAAAAAATGGACACTGCATTTTTTCATGAATTttattgaattatatataaaataaaatatatatatatatattaaaataataataataattgaaatataattatatgtatttttgtataatttgaagataaggaaaataagtatatgtatatatatatatatatatatatatatatatatttatatttatacatatatatatatatattttttttcttttttttccatttttgttaaatattttaatttttctaacTAAATAGATTTCACAAAAACAAATTTGTATGAACCAATGAGTTACCCACAACAAAACGTTTCAGTAGATTACACAGATATGGAGAATGAAGGAAATGGAAACATAAAATTAGAAGACaatgattattttaattattctgGGAAAGACAAAAAAGCACAAGATGAAAGTAATACGtcagataaatatataaaacctGTAGAGAAAGATAATGCAGATATAACATATACAAAAGGTCAAGataatttagaaaataataaccaagtaaataataattatgatactCAAGGAATCATGgaatataaaagtaataatgaaaatcCTAACATGTTATcaaattctttaaaaaagGAACAAGGTGGATTATATGAAAATGGAAATAACATTGAAATAGTTGGagaagaaaatatagaaTCTGATATATCATCAAAAGACACAAATAAAATGAAGattcaaaattataatgatgataaagaaaatgaagatacCATTAATgatgtaaataattataataatgaagtaTATAAACTTATAAACAAAGATAACATacatgaaaatgaaaaaataatagttggtgaagatgaagaagaagatatgacacatgatataaataatgaatatgatgaagaacattgtaataatataggGAAAAGAAAAGCTAAACGTaaaagttataataataataataataattattatacttacaaacatcataataatgattactataataataataataataataataataatatttat contains:
- a CDS encoding histone H2A: MSAKGKTGRKKASKGTSNSAKAGLQFPVGRIGRYLKKGKYAKRVGAGAPVYLAAVLEYLCAEILELAGNAARDNKKSRITPRHIQLAVRNDEELNKFLAGVTFASGGVLPNIHNVLLPKKSQLKAGTANQDY
- a CDS encoding histone H3 variant translates to MARTKQTARKSTGGKAPRKQLASKAARKSAPVSTGIKKPHRYRPGTVALREIRKFQKSTDLLIRKLPFQRLVREIAQEYKTDLRFQSQAVLALQEAAEAYLVGLFEDTNLCAIHAKRVTIMPKDIQLARRIRGERS